The Chrysemys picta bellii isolate R12L10 chromosome 5, ASM1138683v2, whole genome shotgun sequence genome includes a window with the following:
- the PPAT gene encoding amidophosphoribosyltransferase isoform X1, with product MEFEELGIREECGVFGCIASGSWPAELDVPHVITLGLVGLQHRGQESGGIVTSDGDSAQTFKVHKGMGLINHVFSEDNLKKLYVSNLGIGHTRYSTSGISELENCQPFVVETLHGKIAVAHNGELINAKQLRRKLMRHGVGLSTSSDSELITQLLAFTPPLENDDTPDWVARIKNLMNETPTSYSLLMMHKDIIYAVRDPYGNRPLCIGRLISVGSMSGKGKKNSETEGWVVSSESCSFLSIGAQYYREVLPGEIVKISRYDVQTLDVVPRPEGDPSAFCIFEYVYFARPDSIFEGQMVYSVRRRCGQQLAVEAPVEADLVSTVPESATPAALGYAQKCGLPYVEVLCKNRYVGRTFIQPNMRLRQLGVAKKFGVLSDNFKGKRIVLIDDSIVRGNTISPIIKLLRESGAKEVHIRVASPPIKFPCYMGINIPTKEELIANKPEFHDLAKYIGADSVVYLSVEGLVSSVQESIKARQENQNSLKTNKSRVRKIGHCTACLTGEYPVELDW from the exons GGGCCAAGAAAGTGGTGGAATTGTGACAAGTGATGGAGACTCAGCCCAAACATTTAAAGTGCACAAG GGAATGGGTCTTATTAATCATGTGTTCAGTGAAGACAATCTGAAGAAGCTGTATGTTTCAAATCTCGGAATTGGCCACACTAGGTACTCCACGTCGGGAATCTCTGAATTAGAGAACTGCCAACCTTTCGTTGTAGAAACTCTTCATGGGAAGATTGCTGTGGCACACAATGGTGAATTAATAAATGCTAAACAACTCAGAAGAAAG ctgatgagACATGGTGTGGGACTATCGACCAGTTCTGACAGCGAATTGATCACCCAGCTGCTGGCATTTACACCTCCACTAGAGAATGATGATACCCCAGACTGGGTGGCAAG AATCAAAAATTTAATGAATGAAACCCCTACTTCATATTCACTACTAATGATGCATAAAGACATAATCTATGCAGTACGTGATCCCTATGGGAATCGTCCACTCTGCATTGGTCGTCTCATTTCAGTAGGCAGTATGAGTGGAAAAG GGAAGAAAAACAGTGAAACAGAAGGATGGGTGGTCTCCTCTGAATCCTGTAGCTTTTTATCTATTGGTGCACA GTATTATCGTGAAGTCCTCCCCGGGGAGATTGTGAAGATATCCAGATATGATGTCCAAACACTGGATGTTGTACCAAGACCTGAAGGAGATCCATCAGCATTTTGTATCTTTGAATATGTTTATTTTGCAAGGCCCGACAGCATTTTTGAAG GTCAAATGGTGTattcagtcaggagaagatgcgGTCAGCAGCTTGCTGTTGAAGCACCAGTGGAAGCAGACTTGGTTAGCACAGTACCAGAATCTGCAACACCAGCAGCACTAGGTTATGCACAAAAG TGTGGGCTGCCATACGTTGAAGTACTTTGTAAAAATCGATATGTAGGAAGAACTTTTATTCAGCCAAACATGCGGTTAAGACAGCTAGGAGTGGCAAAAAAATTTGGAGTCCTATCTGACAACTTTAAAGGCAAAAGAATTGTGCTAATCGATGATTCTATTGTGCGGGGCAATACCATCTCTCCCATAATAAAGCTGCTCAGGGAATCTGGTGCTAAGGAG GTGCACATCCGTGTGGCTTCACCTCCCATAAAATTTCCTTGTTACATGGGAATAAATATTCCAACAAAAGAAGAACTCATTGCCAACAAACCTGAATTTCATGACCTTGCAAAATACATAG gaGCGGACAGTGTGGTTTATCTTTCTGTGGAAGGGTTGGTATCATCTGTACAAGAAAGTATCAAAGCAAGGCAAGAAAATCAAAACAGCCTTAAAACCAATAAGTCTCGTGTTAGAAAGATTGGCCACTGTACAGCATGTCTTACTGGGGAATACCCAGTAGAGCTCGACTGGTGA
- the PPAT gene encoding amidophosphoribosyltransferase isoform X2: protein MGLINHVFSEDNLKKLYVSNLGIGHTRYSTSGISELENCQPFVVETLHGKIAVAHNGELINAKQLRRKLMRHGVGLSTSSDSELITQLLAFTPPLENDDTPDWVARIKNLMNETPTSYSLLMMHKDIIYAVRDPYGNRPLCIGRLISVGSMSGKGKKNSETEGWVVSSESCSFLSIGAQYYREVLPGEIVKISRYDVQTLDVVPRPEGDPSAFCIFEYVYFARPDSIFEGQMVYSVRRRCGQQLAVEAPVEADLVSTVPESATPAALGYAQKCGLPYVEVLCKNRYVGRTFIQPNMRLRQLGVAKKFGVLSDNFKGKRIVLIDDSIVRGNTISPIIKLLRESGAKEVHIRVASPPIKFPCYMGINIPTKEELIANKPEFHDLAKYIGADSVVYLSVEGLVSSVQESIKARQENQNSLKTNKSRVRKIGHCTACLTGEYPVELDW from the exons ATGGGTCTTATTAATCATGTGTTCAGTGAAGACAATCTGAAGAAGCTGTATGTTTCAAATCTCGGAATTGGCCACACTAGGTACTCCACGTCGGGAATCTCTGAATTAGAGAACTGCCAACCTTTCGTTGTAGAAACTCTTCATGGGAAGATTGCTGTGGCACACAATGGTGAATTAATAAATGCTAAACAACTCAGAAGAAAG ctgatgagACATGGTGTGGGACTATCGACCAGTTCTGACAGCGAATTGATCACCCAGCTGCTGGCATTTACACCTCCACTAGAGAATGATGATACCCCAGACTGGGTGGCAAG AATCAAAAATTTAATGAATGAAACCCCTACTTCATATTCACTACTAATGATGCATAAAGACATAATCTATGCAGTACGTGATCCCTATGGGAATCGTCCACTCTGCATTGGTCGTCTCATTTCAGTAGGCAGTATGAGTGGAAAAG GGAAGAAAAACAGTGAAACAGAAGGATGGGTGGTCTCCTCTGAATCCTGTAGCTTTTTATCTATTGGTGCACA GTATTATCGTGAAGTCCTCCCCGGGGAGATTGTGAAGATATCCAGATATGATGTCCAAACACTGGATGTTGTACCAAGACCTGAAGGAGATCCATCAGCATTTTGTATCTTTGAATATGTTTATTTTGCAAGGCCCGACAGCATTTTTGAAG GTCAAATGGTGTattcagtcaggagaagatgcgGTCAGCAGCTTGCTGTTGAAGCACCAGTGGAAGCAGACTTGGTTAGCACAGTACCAGAATCTGCAACACCAGCAGCACTAGGTTATGCACAAAAG TGTGGGCTGCCATACGTTGAAGTACTTTGTAAAAATCGATATGTAGGAAGAACTTTTATTCAGCCAAACATGCGGTTAAGACAGCTAGGAGTGGCAAAAAAATTTGGAGTCCTATCTGACAACTTTAAAGGCAAAAGAATTGTGCTAATCGATGATTCTATTGTGCGGGGCAATACCATCTCTCCCATAATAAAGCTGCTCAGGGAATCTGGTGCTAAGGAG GTGCACATCCGTGTGGCTTCACCTCCCATAAAATTTCCTTGTTACATGGGAATAAATATTCCAACAAAAGAAGAACTCATTGCCAACAAACCTGAATTTCATGACCTTGCAAAATACATAG gaGCGGACAGTGTGGTTTATCTTTCTGTGGAAGGGTTGGTATCATCTGTACAAGAAAGTATCAAAGCAAGGCAAGAAAATCAAAACAGCCTTAAAACCAATAAGTCTCGTGTTAGAAAGATTGGCCACTGTACAGCATGTCTTACTGGGGAATACCCAGTAGAGCTCGACTGGTGA